Proteins from a single region of Phycisphaeraceae bacterium D3-23:
- a CDS encoding isoprenyl transferase produces MDQSSIDNLKPKIPRHLAVIMDGNGRWAEARGRDRSYGHKQGAEAVRPIVTECAKLGLEALTLYSFSTENWTRSKDEVDTLMDLYVAYLESERDLFMDNNVKLVQIGRREGLPTRVLDALDKMAADTASHDGLTLALAINYGSRAEITDAVRAIAAKAAEGALAPGQITEDTVADHLYTVGLPDPDLLVRTAGELRLSNYLLWQLSYAELYVTEACWPEFTVQELHKAFAAFKGRVRRFGGVV; encoded by the coding sequence ATGGATCAATCTTCAATCGACAATCTGAAACCTAAAATCCCCCGCCACCTCGCCGTCATCATGGACGGCAACGGGCGCTGGGCCGAGGCGCGCGGCAGGGACCGCAGCTACGGGCACAAGCAGGGGGCCGAGGCCGTGCGCCCGATCGTCACCGAGTGTGCCAAGCTTGGGCTCGAAGCGCTGACGCTCTACTCCTTCTCGACCGAGAACTGGACGCGGAGCAAGGACGAGGTCGACACGCTGATGGATTTGTACGTCGCGTACCTCGAGTCCGAGCGCGACCTGTTCATGGACAACAACGTCAAGCTCGTGCAGATCGGCCGGCGTGAAGGTCTGCCGACGCGGGTGCTCGATGCGCTGGACAAGATGGCGGCCGACACCGCATCGCACGACGGGCTGACGCTCGCGCTGGCGATCAACTACGGCAGCCGGGCGGAGATCACCGACGCCGTCCGCGCGATCGCGGCGAAGGCGGCCGAGGGCGCTTTAGCACCCGGCCAGATCACCGAAGATACAGTCGCCGACCACCTCTATACCGTCGGCCTGCCCGACCCCGACCTGTTGGTGCGCACGGCCGGGGAACTCCGCCTGAGCAACTACCTGCTGTGGCAGCTCAGCTACGCGGAGCTCTACGTGACCGAGGCGTGCTGGCCCGAGTTCACAGTGCAGGAATTGCACAAGGCCTTCGCAGCGTTCAAGGGCCGCGTCCGCCGCTTCGGCGGGGTGGTGTAG